CCTCCCCCACCCCCTTCCCACGCCACGCCGAGTCCACCGCCGCCGATCGGAGGAGCGCAGCGCTCCCGTAGCGCTCGATCCCTTCCACGCCGATCAGCCCCGCCGGGCACTCGGCGATGGCATAGCCGTCGCCGAACTGGTCCTCGACGCCGTCGATGGGGAGCGATGCCTGGGCCACGAGTCGCAGTACGTCGGCGAGATCGTCGGCGCGCGCCGCCCGAACGCGAAAG
This genomic stretch from Gemmatimonadaceae bacterium harbors:
- a CDS encoding GNAT family N-acetyltransferase, producing MTHSGFRVRAARADDLADVLRLVAQASLPIDGVEDQFGDGYAIAECPAGLIGVEGIERYGSAALLRSAAVDSAWRGKGVGEALTRDRLQWAATHGVREVWLLTNTAAAYFPRFGFEPADRASAPSLVRQSREFSETCCASAVAMRLVLSN